Proteins from one Hydrogenophaga sp. SL48 genomic window:
- a CDS encoding helix-turn-helix domain-containing protein yields MSSHNNLHDCVRASLEAYFQDLDGTDPAGLHDMLVKAVEKPLLEVVMQQSQNNQSRAAQWLGLNRNTLRKKLLEHKLID; encoded by the coding sequence ATGAGCTCCCACAACAACCTGCACGACTGTGTGCGTGCCAGCCTTGAAGCGTACTTTCAAGACCTCGACGGCACCGACCCCGCCGGCCTGCACGACATGCTGGTCAAGGCGGTCGAGAAGCCCTTGCTCGAAGTCGTGATGCAGCAGTCGCAGAACAACCAGTCGCGCGCCGCGCAATGGCTGGGCCTGAACCGCAACACCCTGCGCAAGAAGCTGCTGGAGCACAAGCTCATCGATTGA
- the dusB gene encoding tRNA dihydrouridine synthase DusB has translation MQLGPYTLPNALFVAPMAGVTDRPFRKLCKRLGAGYAVSEMVTSRPDLQDSLKTSRRADHSGEPGPIAVQIAGTDAAMMADAARYNIQRGAQIIDINMGCPAKKVCNKWAGSALMQDEALAIEIVEAVVAAAAPHGVPVTLKMRTGWCADVRNAPAIALAAESAGVQMLTVHGRTREQGYKGLAEHDTVAHIKSRVKIPVVANGDITSPQQAREVLQRTGADAIMIGRAAQGRPWIFREIAHFLATGEVLPPPDLLEVKAWLLDHLEDHYHLYGEFTGVRSARKHLGWYAQALPLPAGAAVVFRNRINALTTAQAQLDCVRDSFDAWAATGPDHPMTREDNWKLAA, from the coding sequence ATGCAACTGGGCCCGTACACCCTGCCGAATGCCCTGTTTGTCGCGCCCATGGCGGGCGTCACGGACCGGCCGTTCCGCAAGCTCTGCAAGCGGCTGGGCGCGGGCTACGCGGTGAGCGAGATGGTGACTTCGCGGCCCGACCTGCAGGACAGCCTGAAGACCTCGCGCCGCGCCGACCACAGCGGTGAGCCGGGTCCGATCGCGGTGCAGATTGCCGGCACCGACGCGGCCATGATGGCCGACGCCGCGCGCTACAACATCCAGCGCGGCGCGCAGATCATCGACATCAACATGGGCTGCCCGGCCAAGAAGGTCTGCAACAAGTGGGCAGGTTCCGCGCTGATGCAGGACGAAGCGCTGGCCATCGAGATCGTCGAGGCCGTGGTGGCCGCCGCCGCGCCGCACGGTGTGCCGGTCACGTTGAAGATGCGCACCGGCTGGTGCGCCGACGTTCGCAACGCGCCGGCCATCGCGCTCGCGGCCGAATCCGCCGGCGTGCAGATGCTCACCGTGCACGGCCGCACCCGCGAGCAGGGCTACAAGGGCTTGGCCGAACACGACACCGTGGCCCACATCAAGAGCCGCGTGAAGATCCCGGTGGTGGCCAACGGCGACATCACCAGCCCGCAGCAGGCGCGCGAGGTGCTGCAGCGCACCGGCGCCGACGCCATCATGATCGGTCGCGCCGCCCAGGGCCGGCCCTGGATCTTCCGCGAGATCGCGCATTTCCTCGCCACGGGCGAGGTGCTGCCACCGCCCGACCTGCTGGAGGTGAAAGCCTGGCTGCTCGATCACCTGGAAGACCACTACCACCTGTACGGCGAGTTCACCGGCGTGCGCAGCGCGCGCAAGCACCTGGGCTGGTACGCGCAGGCGCTTCCCCTGCCCGCGGGCGCCGCGGTGGTGTTCCGCAACCGCATCAACGCGCTCACCACCGCGCAGGCGCAGCTGGACTGCGTGCGCGACAGTTTTGACGCCTGGGCCGCCACCGGCCCCGACCACCCCATGACCCGAGAAGACAACTGGAAACTGGCCGCATGA
- a CDS encoding YqaA family protein, producing MPDWLVSLLHWLAMPEAGLGALFVVSLLSATLLPVGSEAALFGLLKLNPDLFWPAIAVATVGNTLGGAVSWFMGLGAHRVVDKARHQPTELHALRWLQRFGPKACLMAWLPLIGDPLCAVAGWLKFPFWPCVAYMAVGKLLRYLVLTVLLLKVFPGGLPV from the coding sequence ATGCCCGACTGGCTTGTTTCCCTGTTGCACTGGCTGGCCATGCCCGAAGCGGGTCTGGGCGCGCTGTTCGTGGTGTCGCTGCTGTCCGCCACCTTGTTGCCCGTGGGGTCCGAGGCGGCGCTGTTTGGCCTGCTCAAGCTCAACCCCGACCTGTTCTGGCCCGCCATCGCGGTGGCCACGGTGGGCAACACCCTGGGCGGCGCGGTGAGCTGGTTCATGGGGCTGGGCGCGCACCGGGTGGTCGACAAGGCGCGCCACCAACCCACCGAGCTGCACGCGCTGCGCTGGCTGCAGCGCTTCGGCCCCAAGGCCTGCCTGATGGCCTGGCTGCCCCTCATCGGCGACCCGCTGTGCGCGGTGGCGGGCTGGCTCAAGTTCCCGTTCTGGCCGTGTGTGGCCTACATGGCGGTGGGCAAGCTGCTGCGCTACCTGGTGCTCACGGTGCTGCTGCTCAAGGTGTTCCCGGGGGGACTCCCCGTCTGA
- a CDS encoding MFS transporter, giving the protein MTPPRSGAAPAPALWALMMGNFVIGTGIMAVPGTLNDISRSLDVSIPQAGQLITAGAILMGLGAPVFATLVAGWDRRRLLTLSLLWYGLLMGLSALAPSYGALLPLRVLAVISPAIFTPQAAASVGLMVPPERRGRAITFVFMGWSVASVMGMPLSAWIGGAFGWRWAFGLVAVMAVLSAAWVWRAMPDGIRPAALSRDAWRQTLGSAPLMLTLGVTLLSGFGQFILFAYFAPYLQQTLATSATTLSLMFLWFGAFGLAGNVGLTRWVDRLGAPRAVLLTLGLMALSLALWPLGRHGLWVQALVMVPWALGCFAANSAQQARLVHLSPVLAPATVALNTSAIYAGQGLGAAVGGLLIAQGQMLNLNVVGLALMVAAMALSWQAARVKKRSPSGTAGPPAA; this is encoded by the coding sequence ATGACCCCTCCCCGTTCCGGCGCCGCGCCGGCGCCCGCGCTGTGGGCCCTGATGATGGGCAACTTCGTCATCGGCACCGGCATCATGGCCGTGCCGGGCACGCTCAACGACATCAGCCGGTCGCTGGACGTGTCCATCCCGCAGGCCGGGCAGCTGATCACCGCCGGCGCCATCCTCATGGGACTCGGCGCGCCCGTGTTTGCCACCCTGGTCGCGGGCTGGGACCGCCGGCGCCTGCTCACGCTCTCGCTGCTCTGGTACGGGCTGCTCATGGGCCTGAGCGCCCTGGCACCCAGCTACGGCGCACTGCTGCCGCTGCGCGTGCTCGCGGTGATCTCGCCCGCCATCTTCACGCCCCAGGCGGCCGCCAGCGTGGGCCTGATGGTGCCGCCCGAGCGGCGTGGTCGCGCCATCACCTTTGTGTTCATGGGCTGGTCGGTGGCCTCGGTCATGGGCATGCCGCTGTCGGCGTGGATCGGCGGCGCGTTCGGCTGGCGCTGGGCGTTTGGCCTGGTGGCTGTGATGGCCGTGCTCAGCGCGGCCTGGGTCTGGCGCGCCATGCCCGACGGCATCCGGCCCGCCGCCCTGTCGCGCGACGCCTGGCGCCAGACCCTGGGTTCGGCACCGCTGATGCTGACCCTGGGCGTGACCCTGCTCTCGGGCTTCGGGCAGTTCATCCTGTTCGCCTATTTCGCGCCCTACCTGCAACAGACGCTGGCCACCAGCGCCACCACGCTCTCGCTGATGTTCCTGTGGTTCGGCGCTTTCGGCCTGGCGGGCAACGTGGGGCTCACGCGCTGGGTGGACCGCCTGGGCGCGCCGCGCGCGGTGCTGCTCACCCTGGGCCTGATGGCGCTGAGCCTGGCGCTCTGGCCACTGGGCCGCCACGGCCTCTGGGTGCAGGCGCTGGTGATGGTGCCCTGGGCGCTGGGCTGCTTCGCCGCCAACTCGGCCCAGCAGGCGCGACTGGTGCACCTCTCACCGGTGCTCGCGCCCGCCACCGTGGCGCTCAACACCTCGGCCATCTACGCCGGTCAGGGCCTGGGGGCGGCGGTCGGCGGGTTGCTGATCGCGCAGGGTCAGATGCTCAACCTGAACGTCGTGGGCCTCGCGCTCATGGTGGCCGCCATGGCGCTGAGCTGGCAGGCCGCGCGGGTTAAGAAGCGTTCGCCGTCCGGCACAGCCGGGCCGCCAGCCGCCTAA
- a CDS encoding helix-turn-helix domain-containing protein, whose protein sequence is MPEGHAIAGVVYLGHDWLMYADPELRFNLSQNVAPALVWGSGPRSATLTLRDGSEVRAPVFMHAGGAWSGKTRPSAMAFLYADPLSAAGAGLQRRALAGVAPWPDADLMGRHGMDLPALCTGGVPAAQVGRCVGAVLAEVQAQSGAAQLDARLTGLRERLHVRVEGRADPAAVAAELGLSAEHVRKLFRQQVGMTLSSYQSWVRLYQVAVGACEAQQRGQAHSATELVGAGGFYDASHASRAIRRYFDLLPTEMLAPKAFVDCRQAG, encoded by the coding sequence ATGCCGGAAGGACACGCCATTGCCGGAGTGGTTTACCTGGGCCATGACTGGCTGATGTACGCCGACCCCGAGCTGCGCTTCAACCTGTCCCAGAACGTCGCGCCCGCGCTGGTGTGGGGTTCCGGGCCGAGGTCGGCCACGCTCACGCTGCGCGACGGCAGCGAGGTCCGTGCACCGGTGTTCATGCATGCGGGCGGTGCCTGGAGTGGCAAGACCCGGCCCAGTGCGATGGCCTTTCTGTATGCCGATCCTCTGTCCGCTGCGGGCGCCGGCTTGCAACGGCGAGCGTTGGCCGGCGTGGCGCCCTGGCCCGATGCCGATCTGATGGGTCGCCACGGCATGGATCTGCCGGCGCTGTGCACCGGCGGAGTGCCTGCCGCCCAGGTCGGGCGCTGTGTGGGAGCGGTGCTGGCCGAGGTGCAGGCGCAGTCGGGGGCAGCTCAGCTGGATGCCCGGTTGACCGGTTTGCGTGAGCGCCTGCATGTGCGGGTTGAGGGGCGTGCGGACCCCGCCGCCGTGGCCGCAGAACTGGGGCTTTCGGCCGAACACGTGCGCAAGCTGTTCCGCCAGCAGGTGGGCATGACGCTGTCGAGCTACCAGTCGTGGGTCCGGCTCTATCAGGTGGCCGTCGGCGCCTGCGAGGCACAGCAGCGCGGCCAGGCGCACAGCGCCACCGAGCTGGTCGGCGCCGGGGGGTTCTACGATGCCTCGCACGCCTCCCGGGCGATCCGGCGTTACTTCGATCTCTTGCCCACCGAGATGCTGGCTCCAAAGGCTTTTGTGGATTGCCGTCAGGCGGGCTGA
- a CDS encoding tannase/feruloyl esterase family alpha/beta hydrolase — MKHSFSINPVAPQGRRVLTLTSLLLAACGGGDDAPPPPASRPLAQSCASYVPSKLPVNARFERTELRKAQTVNESHYGTGEAITLPRACIVRGTIVSGPGSTIHWAVELPEGKDWNGKTMTLGGGGFDGFIPTDDPWHVKYVQGDAALPFVRISSDSGHQTEDFAWGTDPVALQNHAQEANHLALQVGTHIATQFYGKAPKRRYMVGHSNGGRSGLIAADRYPNDYDGVLAMAPAISQQAHQVNMGDFNRWIYGRHPDGSVNAGVPAQANWISPAKSALYAAAEIAACDTLDGLADGIIGNVEACTYVPTNLQCADDVAGIQDDSCLTTGQIEAIRLNYADKSVPLTLANGMTGYERYGRGGAATGDWQVYAFGFEYAGGFLSKGFSYIAPTSVIQALTGSATADAMNHDPLSMSTKWQALSRTMEPSTDLGRFAQRGKLLVWYGLADTCVSVYRTAAYLDRVRQSSGSAKFDRFARFVTSPGVGHDLTGPGAAKADLITALVEWVEKGVAPDHLVATGSSDAGMFERPLCPFPSFPKYRGSGDTAQASSFICAVD; from the coding sequence ATGAAACATTCATTCAGCATAAACCCGGTGGCGCCTCAAGGGCGCCGCGTCCTGACCCTGACCAGCCTGCTGCTGGCAGCCTGCGGGGGCGGCGACGACGCGCCACCACCACCGGCGTCGCGTCCACTGGCCCAGTCGTGTGCGTCGTATGTGCCCAGCAAGCTGCCGGTCAACGCCCGCTTCGAGCGCACCGAACTGCGGAAAGCCCAGACCGTGAACGAATCGCACTACGGCACCGGCGAGGCCATCACCCTGCCCAGAGCCTGCATCGTGCGCGGCACCATCGTGTCCGGCCCCGGCTCCACCATCCACTGGGCCGTGGAGCTGCCGGAAGGCAAGGACTGGAACGGCAAGACCATGACGCTGGGCGGCGGTGGTTTCGACGGCTTCATTCCCACGGACGACCCCTGGCACGTGAAGTACGTACAGGGTGACGCGGCGCTGCCGTTCGTGCGCATCAGCTCCGACTCGGGCCACCAGACGGAAGACTTCGCCTGGGGCACAGACCCGGTGGCCCTGCAGAACCACGCCCAGGAAGCCAACCACCTGGCGCTGCAGGTGGGCACGCACATCGCCACCCAGTTCTACGGCAAGGCCCCCAAACGGCGCTACATGGTGGGCCACTCCAACGGCGGCCGCTCGGGCCTGATCGCCGCCGACCGCTACCCCAACGACTACGACGGCGTGCTGGCCATGGCCCCCGCCATCAGCCAGCAGGCCCATCAGGTCAACATGGGTGACTTCAACCGCTGGATCTACGGCCGCCACCCGGACGGTAGCGTGAACGCCGGCGTGCCCGCGCAGGCGAACTGGATCAGCCCCGCCAAGTCGGCCCTGTACGCGGCCGCCGAGATCGCGGCCTGCGACACGCTGGACGGACTGGCCGACGGCATCATCGGCAACGTCGAGGCCTGCACCTACGTGCCCACCAACCTGCAATGCGCGGACGACGTGGCTGGCATCCAGGACGACAGCTGCCTGACCACGGGCCAGATCGAGGCCATCCGCCTGAACTACGCCGACAAGAGCGTGCCCCTGACCCTGGCCAACGGCATGACCGGCTACGAGCGCTACGGTCGCGGCGGCGCCGCCACCGGCGACTGGCAGGTCTACGCCTTTGGTTTCGAGTACGCCGGCGGATTCCTGAGCAAGGGCTTCAGCTACATCGCCCCCACATCGGTCATCCAGGCACTCACAGGCTCAGCAACAGCCGACGCCATGAACCACGACCCGCTGAGCATGAGCACAAAGTGGCAGGCGCTATCCCGCACCATGGAGCCCTCGACCGACCTGGGACGCTTCGCCCAGCGCGGCAAACTGCTGGTCTGGTACGGCCTGGCCGACACCTGCGTCTCGGTGTACCGCACCGCGGCCTATCTGGACCGGGTGCGCCAGAGCAGCGGGAGCGCCAAGTTCGACCGCTTCGCGCGTTTTGTCACTTCGCCGGGGGTGGGGCACGACCTGACAGGGCCGGGAGCGGCCAAGGCCGACCTGATCACCGCCCTGGTGGAATGGGTGGAAAAAGGCGTCGCCCCTGACCATCTGGTGGCCACCGGCTCATCCGACGCCGGCATGTTCGAGCGCCCGCTGTGTCCTTTCCCCAGCTTTCCGAAATACCGGGGCAGCGGCGACACCGCCCAGGCCAGCAGCTTCATCTGTGCGGTGGACTGA
- a CDS encoding RNA pseudouridine synthase — protein sequence MSDTGRPEPQRLAKRLAAQLPCSRSDAENYIAGGWVRVDGRVVEEPMERVSDHQTVVLDPKAKLEPLESMTLIWHKPATRVLPDEPLLPDALAAKWFTHANRFKGDRSGVRPLKAHLHKLLPVAPLGTKASGLMVFTQNPGVARKMTDDAAQLEHEWLAEVAADPDLEDDARREAVLRSLGKALFFDGWAVPSARASWQSELRLRLAIKGNRPGQVAHLCERAGLQLTALRRLRLGRISLAGLPVGEWRYLLPYERF from the coding sequence ATGTCCGACACCGGCCGGCCCGAACCCCAACGCCTGGCCAAACGCCTGGCGGCCCAGCTGCCCTGTTCGCGCAGCGACGCCGAGAACTACATCGCCGGGGGCTGGGTGCGCGTGGATGGCCGGGTGGTCGAAGAGCCGATGGAGCGCGTCAGCGACCACCAGACCGTGGTGCTGGACCCCAAGGCCAAGCTGGAACCGCTGGAGTCGATGACGCTGATCTGGCACAAGCCGGCCACCCGGGTGCTGCCCGACGAGCCGCTGCTGCCCGACGCACTCGCCGCCAAGTGGTTCACCCACGCCAACCGCTTCAAGGGCGACCGCTCGGGCGTGCGCCCGCTCAAGGCGCACCTGCACAAGCTGCTGCCGGTGGCACCGCTGGGCACCAAGGCCAGCGGCCTGATGGTGTTCACGCAGAACCCGGGCGTGGCGCGCAAGATGACCGACGACGCGGCGCAGCTGGAGCACGAGTGGCTGGCCGAGGTGGCGGCCGATCCCGATCTGGAAGACGACGCCCGTCGCGAGGCGGTGCTGCGCTCGCTGGGCAAGGCGCTGTTCTTTGACGGCTGGGCCGTGCCTTCGGCGCGCGCCAGCTGGCAGAGCGAACTGCGCCTGCGCCTGGCGATCAAGGGCAACCGGCCCGGGCAGGTGGCGCACCTGTGCGAGCGCGCCGGCCTGCAGCTCACCGCTTTGCGTCGCCTGCGGCTGGGCCGCATCTCGCTGGCCGGCCTGCCGGTGGGCGAGTGGCGTTACCTGCTGCCCTACGAACGGTTCTGA
- the ychF gene encoding redox-regulated ATPase YchF gives MSLQCGIVGLPNVGKSTLFNALTKAGIAAENYPFCTIEPNTGVVEVPDPRLAQLSEIVKPERVVPAIVEFVDIAGLVAGASTGEGLGNKFLAHIRETDAIVNVVRCFEDPNVIHVANKVDPIADIEVILTELCLADLAAVEKALHRVQKTARSGDKESIKLVAILEKCQAALNDTQPVRSIDFSKEELPLLKQFFLITAKPAMFVANVSEDGFENNPLLDRLKEFAAKQNAPVVAICAKIEAELSEMDDADRLEFLQELGQTEPGLNRLIRAAYKLLGLQTYFTAGVKEVRAWTIHVGDTGPQAAGVIHTDFEKGYIRAQTIAFDDFIQFKGEQGAKDAGKMRAEGKEYVVKDGDVMNFLFSS, from the coding sequence ATGAGTCTCCAATGCGGCATCGTGGGCCTGCCCAACGTCGGCAAGTCCACCCTTTTCAACGCCCTCACCAAAGCCGGCATCGCGGCTGAAAACTACCCCTTCTGCACCATTGAGCCCAACACCGGTGTGGTGGAGGTGCCCGATCCGCGCCTGGCCCAGCTGTCGGAGATCGTCAAGCCCGAGCGCGTCGTGCCCGCCATCGTGGAGTTCGTGGACATCGCCGGCCTGGTGGCCGGTGCCAGCACCGGTGAAGGCCTGGGCAACAAGTTCCTGGCCCACATCCGCGAGACCGACGCCATCGTCAACGTGGTGCGCTGTTTCGAAGACCCGAACGTGATCCACGTCGCCAACAAGGTCGACCCGATCGCCGACATCGAGGTCATCCTCACCGAGCTCTGCCTGGCCGACCTGGCCGCGGTGGAGAAGGCCTTGCACCGCGTGCAGAAGACCGCGCGTTCGGGCGACAAGGAGTCGATCAAGCTGGTGGCGATCCTGGAGAAATGCCAGGCCGCGCTCAACGACACCCAGCCGGTGCGCAGCATCGACTTCAGCAAGGAAGAGCTGCCGCTGCTCAAGCAGTTTTTCCTGATCACCGCCAAGCCCGCGATGTTCGTGGCCAACGTGTCGGAAGACGGTTTCGAGAACAACCCGCTGCTGGACCGATTGAAAGAATTTGCCGCCAAACAGAACGCGCCCGTGGTGGCCATCTGCGCCAAGATCGAGGCCGAACTCTCCGAGATGGACGACGCCGACCGGCTCGAATTCCTGCAGGAACTGGGCCAGACCGAACCGGGCCTGAACCGCCTGATCCGCGCCGCCTACAAGCTGCTGGGCTTGCAGACCTACTTCACCGCCGGGGTGAAAGAGGTGCGCGCCTGGACCATCCACGTGGGCGACACCGGCCCGCAGGCGGCCGGCGTGATCCACACCGATTTCGAGAAGGGCTACATCCGCGCCCAGACCATCGCCTTCGACGACTTCATCCAGTTCAAGGGCGAGCAGGGCGCCAAAGACGCCGGCAAGATGCGCGCCGAAGGCAAGGAATACGTCGTCAAGGACGGCGACGTGATGAACTTCCTCTTTTCTTCCTGA
- a CDS encoding LytTR family transcriptional regulator, whose protein sequence is MEVQTAGTSPLYLFEKFEVGVIHLDAGRNVVAMNDFARKVLPVGDKQPFDKLVTSFHPERSKPKVNFLLDQAAGCPMVSSTPMTMIINIPEQVLLIKVTRLGDHLGATTGFVLVFYDVTQVVSQEAPATAELPAPANLRLHRIPMVANHKVSFVDTADVLSLESQAHYTRVLTREGFHFCNLSIGDLEARLDPALFMRVHRCFIVNLHAVAELGREGSKTHVVLKGKHREPVPVARGDVGRLREALGLLAKH, encoded by the coding sequence ATGGAAGTCCAGACAGCCGGCACCTCGCCCCTGTACCTGTTCGAAAAGTTCGAGGTCGGCGTGATCCATCTGGACGCCGGGCGCAACGTGGTGGCGATGAACGATTTCGCCCGCAAGGTGCTGCCGGTGGGTGACAAGCAGCCGTTCGACAAACTGGTCACCTCGTTCCACCCGGAGCGCTCCAAGCCCAAGGTGAACTTCCTGCTGGACCAGGCCGCGGGTTGTCCCATGGTCAGCTCCACGCCCATGACCATGATCATCAACATCCCCGAACAGGTGCTGCTGATCAAGGTCACCCGGCTGGGCGACCACCTCGGCGCCACGACCGGCTTCGTGCTGGTGTTCTACGACGTGACCCAGGTGGTGAGCCAGGAAGCCCCGGCCACCGCCGAGCTGCCCGCGCCCGCGAACCTGCGGCTGCACCGCATTCCCATGGTGGCCAACCACAAGGTGTCCTTCGTGGACACCGCCGACGTGCTGAGCCTGGAGTCGCAGGCCCACTACACCCGGGTGCTCACACGCGAGGGCTTTCATTTCTGCAACCTCAGCATCGGCGACCTGGAGGCCCGGCTCGACCCGGCGCTTTTCATGCGGGTGCACCGCTGCTTCATCGTCAACCTGCACGCCGTGGCCGAGCTCGGGCGCGAAGGCAGCAAGACCCATGTGGTGCTGAAAGGCAAACACCGGGAGCCGGTGCCGGTGGCGCGCGGCGACGTGGGGCGGCTGCGCGAAGCCCTGGGTTTGCTCGCCAAGCACTGA
- a CDS encoding FAD binding domain-containing protein, which yields MIPPRFEYHAPTSVGEAVALLGQLGSEAKLLAGGHSLLPMMKLRFAEPAHLIDINRIPELRGIREAGNTVVIGAMTTENELINSPVVQAKLPLLAEAAKLIADPQVRNRGTIGGDIAHGDPGNDHPALSIAIEASFVLEGPNGRRTVAADGFFLGTYMTLLDENEVMVEIHAPAFAQGTGWAYEKLKRKTGDWATAGCAVVMRKSGNTVSHVRVALTNVAPTALRVEAAEAALLGQAFTPAAVQAAADAAIALCEPAEDLRGDIEYKTAMAGEMVKRALAKAWARCV from the coding sequence ATGATTCCACCGCGTTTCGAGTACCACGCGCCGACCTCCGTCGGCGAGGCCGTGGCCCTGCTGGGCCAGCTCGGCTCCGAGGCCAAGCTGCTGGCCGGCGGCCACAGCCTGCTGCCCATGATGAAGCTGCGTTTTGCCGAGCCGGCGCACCTGATCGACATCAACCGCATCCCCGAGCTGCGCGGCATCCGGGAAGCCGGCAACACCGTGGTGATCGGCGCGATGACGACCGAGAACGAGCTGATCAACTCGCCGGTGGTTCAGGCGAAGCTGCCGCTGCTGGCCGAGGCCGCGAAGCTGATCGCCGACCCGCAGGTGCGCAACCGCGGCACCATCGGCGGCGACATCGCCCACGGCGACCCGGGCAACGACCACCCGGCGCTCTCCATCGCCATCGAAGCCTCCTTCGTGCTCGAAGGCCCGAATGGCCGCCGCACCGTGGCCGCCGACGGCTTCTTCCTCGGCACCTACATGACGCTGCTGGACGAGAACGAGGTGATGGTCGAGATCCACGCCCCGGCGTTCGCACAGGGCACCGGCTGGGCCTACGAAAAACTCAAGCGCAAGACCGGTGACTGGGCCACGGCCGGCTGCGCGGTGGTCATGCGCAAGAGCGGCAACACGGTGAGCCATGTGCGCGTCGCGCTGACCAACGTGGCGCCCACCGCCCTGCGCGTGGAAGCCGCCGAAGCCGCGCTGCTCGGCCAGGCCTTCACGCCCGCCGCCGTGCAGGCCGCCGCCGACGCGGCCATCGCCCTCTGCGAACCCGCCGAAGACCTGCGCGGCGACATTGAATACAAGACCGCCATGGCCGGCGAGATGGTCAAGCGGGCCCTGGCCAAGGCCTGGGCCCGCTGCGTTTAA
- a CDS encoding (2Fe-2S)-binding protein: MAKKLITVHVNGKAQEKAVEPRTLLIHFLREDLNLTGAHIGCETSHCGACTVDIDGQSVKSCTHLAVQCDGAEVLTVEGLASKGVLHAVQEGFYKEHGLQCGFCTPGMLMRAYRFLQENPNPSEEEIRHGMAGNLCRCTGYQNIVKAVQYAAKKLQEPVTA; the protein is encoded by the coding sequence ATGGCCAAAAAACTCATCACCGTCCACGTCAACGGCAAGGCGCAGGAAAAAGCGGTCGAGCCGCGCACCCTGCTGATCCACTTCCTGCGCGAAGACCTCAACCTCACCGGCGCCCACATCGGCTGCGAAACCAGCCACTGCGGCGCCTGCACGGTGGACATCGACGGCCAGTCCGTCAAGAGCTGCACGCACCTGGCGGTGCAGTGCGACGGCGCCGAGGTGCTGACCGTCGAAGGCCTCGCCAGCAAGGGCGTGCTGCACGCGGTGCAGGAAGGTTTCTACAAGGAGCACGGCCTGCAGTGCGGCTTCTGCACCCCCGGCATGCTGATGCGCGCCTACCGCTTCCTGCAGGAGAACCCCAACCCGAGCGAAGAAGAGATCCGCCACGGCATGGCCGGCAACCTGTGCCGCTGCACGGGCTACCAGAACATCGTCAAGGCGGTGCAATACGCCGCCAAGAAGCTGCAAGAACCCGTCACGGCCTGA